The genomic interval CACCTTATGAAAGAGGGAGCTCGTTGGAACCCCTCGCAGGGGAGGTCCTCCCAATGGGCTCCTCGGAGTTCGATATCTTCCTTTCCGGATGGCCCATCCATCCTCTTCGAGGCAATTGAAAGGAGAGGAATATCGAGAGGATCGCTGAAACCCATCATCGTCGCCTGGACATAATCCAGGGCCAACGCGTTGGAGGAAGCGGCAACCCAGCCAACCCTCTTTGGTTTCCCATGGGAGGGTCCCCAGCCCTCCATTCCTTCCACGGCGTCGAGAACAAAGAAATCGGGGATCCTGACGGAAAAGATATCGACTATCGCCTCGGGGAGGAAGGCTCTGGATCTTGCTCCGTGGGCTTTTTTCCTGGTATCCGTATCGACGGCGCCGAATAGGTTCTTAATCGCTCCCGTCATCTCGGTCTCCACGTGGGTCTTGAGCTTCGAGACCCCTATGACGCGTGGAAAATTCATCATCATTGCCGAGATCCTGACGGTTTGAAGTATTCCGGCCCTTGGTGGTCGGACTTCCACGAAACCATCGCTTGAAAGGAGTCCGAACCGCACTGGTAAGCCCTGGCAAATCTCCGCCACACCGGTTTTCTGGAAAAGCGCCTTCTCTTGGTGACGGAAAATATATCCAGGGTTGTCTCCGATCATGACATCGGGACAGCCGGCCCTGATCAATTCCATCAAAAGGGCTCTCAGTATCTCGGGATGGGTTGTCACCGCCCTGGAAGGATCACTCGGCGACAAGAGGTTGGCCTTGAGAAGGGTCGGGACAGCTTCCAGCGGAAAGAAACCACAGAGCCGGAACGCTTCTCTCACCGCTTCCTCCGCCGCCGTCCTGCCGTAGGAGTCGCAGGGAACGCAGGACACCACAAAGGGAGGTCGTCCCATCAACCTTCCTGTTTTCTTCCCGGGAAGGGACAGCGATCCCGCAGGAGACATTCCTCGCAGAAGGCTTTCCTGGATGTACAAAGCTTCCTGCCATGGGTTATCAGGTTCAGGTGAGCCTCGTTGTAGCGCTCCCGGGGCACTATTTCCTCCATCAGAAACTGGATTTTTTCCGGCGACATACCCGCCCCCGCCCAGCCCAGGCGTTTCGTTACCCTGGCGATATGGGTATCTACGGGAAAGGCGGGGCGTCCCAAGTCGAAAAGGAGGACGCAGGCGATCGTTTTAGCCCCAACTCCAGGGATGTCCTCGAGGAATCTCCTGATATCTTCCGTCTCCCATCCCCGCATTGCCTTCAAAGAGTAGGCATTGAACTTGAGATGGACCTTTTCCAGCACCTGGAGGATCCTCCGGGCCTTTATGTTGGACAAACCACCGGATCGGATGACATCGCTGATTTCCTGGGCCGAGGCCGCGGCGGTCTCCTCCCAGGAATTAAAATAGGCCTTCAGGGAAGCGAAGGCCCTGTCCCGATTCCTGTCGTTGGTGTTCTGGGAGAGGATCGTGAGGATGAGGCCATCGAGGGGCTCATCCGAATAGGGTCCATGAGCGGCCTCTCCCTGCTTCCAGGCACTTTCCAGATCGTCCAGGCAGGATTTAACGATTCTCATGGAAGGCCTGGTGAAAACCATCATTTCTGATTCTCGTCCTCGCCTTCGTTATTCTTTTCGCCCCTGGGACTGGTCTTTTCGCCGGGACCCGAGTTCTTTCTCTGCTTCAGGGACTTCTCGTACCAAGCCTCCAGCTTGCTGTATACTTTGGAGTAAATGCTTCCGGGGGTGTACTCTCCCTTATCGTTCATCTCCCCCGGCGCATCATCGGTTAGGATCGAGATTCCCTCCTCGATGGTCGAGACAGCCCAAATCCTGAACCGGCCGGACAATACCGCGTCGATGACCTCGTGGGAAAGCATCAGGTTTTTTACGTTCTGTTGAGGGATGATGACTCCCTGATCCCCGGAGAGACCCCTTACGCGGCAGTATTCGAAGAACCCCTCAATTTTTTCGTTGACACCCCCGATGGGCTGGATATTCCCATGTTGATCGACGGAACCGGTAACGGCGATACCTTGTTTGAGGGGCACTTCTGCGAGGGCGGAGAGAAGGCAGTACAATTCCGTGGAAGACGCGCTATCCCCCTCAATGCCTCCGTAGGTCTGCTCGAAGGTTATCCTGGCCGTAAGGGAGAGTGGAAAATCCCTGGCGAACTTTCTGCCCAGGAAGCTGCCGAGGATCAGGAGTCCCTTGTTGTGGATCGGACCCGTCATCTTGACCTCCCTCTCGATGTTGACTATCCCCTCGGCTCCCATGTAGACATTTGCCGTAATCCTGACGGGATGTCCGAAGACGTGGTCCCTCATATCCACCACGGTGAGTCCATTGATCTGGCCCACCACCGCTCCATCGGTGAGAATCCTGAAGGAATCCTCGGCGAAGGCCCTCCTGATCTTCTCCTCTACCAGGTTCGCCCTGAAGGTTTTCTCCCGCAGAGCCTTCCTGACCTGTTCGGCCCCAACAACATCCAATTCCGCTTCCGTTGCCCAGGCCGAGGATTCGACGATGAGTTCGGCAATTTTGTTGAACTGGGTGGACATTCTGTTCTCGTTGCCCGATAGCCTGGCGGACCATTCTATCAGCTCCGACACGGCGCCAGAAGAAAAGGGAAGCAGGTTCTCCTTGTTGACAAAACCGGCTACGAAGCAGGCCATCTGCCTTTCTGTTTCCTCGTCCCTTGGCATGTCTATGTCGAAGTCAGCCTTGATTTTGAAAAGCTTCTGGTATTCGGGGTCGTAAATCATGAGAAGATGATAGAGGTACCTCGTTCCGATCATGACCACCTTGAGATCTACGGGTATTGCCTCCGGCCTGAGAGAGGAGACGGGAATAACGCCAAGCTGTTCCCCCAGGTTTTCAATCACCAGTTCTCCCGTTTTGAGAGCTCTCTTGAGGGCGTCCCAAGACAGGAAATTCCTAAGCACCTCTTCTGCCTGCAGCACCAAATAGCCGCCATTGGCCCTGTGGATTGCCCCAGGGATGATCTTCCGGAAGTCGGTGGTGAGCATTCCCTGTCGGCTTTCATACTCTACCTTGCCACAGAGATTGTAGTAGGTGGGGTTGGTCTCCCATATGACCGGAGCGCCCTCGGAGGGGTCGTTGGACACAAAGACATTGGCCAGGTATCTCGAAAAATCGACGTCGGCGCCCTCGTCCCTCGCCGCGGCTATGAACATGTTGAAGTTGGAGATGATATCCTCGGAAAGGGCGTCCAGCCACTTCCCGATCTTGCTCTCCTTGCCAAATCTTTCCCGGGTTTCCTGGAGATAGGGCCCTATCGCCGCTCGGGAGATCTCGGCCTCCAATTTCTTGATCTTCTCCTTCAGGGCCTTCTCCAGGTCGCGGATCCTCCTGAGGATTTCAAGGGTCCTTTGGGATACTTCCTCGGATACCGCCTGCAGGGTCTTTTTTTCATCCTCCGTCAGCGACTCGAAGTCCTCCTGGATCATCTCCGTCAATTCTTCCTTGTCATCCGGCCTCGATTCGGGAGAAGGAAGATCAGTCCCGCTCTTTTGTTCCTTTGGCTCTTCCTCGGCGGGTTGATCGGCCTTCTCGGTTCCGATGGCCTTGCCGTGTCCCTTGTGGGTCATCGGAATATTCACAAAACCTTGGGGAGTTCTCTTGATTACAAAACCCTTGTCCTTCGCCCAGGACCTCAGCTCTTCCATGATCTGGTTAACCTGTTCCTGGAATTCCTTCACCAGTTGAGCTTTGGCATCTTCATACTGGCTGTTCTCGAAGGCCTTGCTGAGCGTGCTTTTGAGCTCTTCCACGAGTTCTTCCAGGTGTGAGGCCAGGTCCTTGGCCTGGCCTGGGGGGAGGTCTATAGCCAGGGGTTCTTCTGGATTGTCGAAGTTGAAGGCATAAATATAATCCTTCGGAGACGGTTCGGAATCAGCCTGTTCCTGCAGCCTCTCCAGGGTATAGGTTGTGCGACCGCTGCCGTGATCGCCCACGACGAAAATATTGTAGCCGCTGTTTTTTATCGCCATGCCGAAGGTCATGGCCTGTACTGCTCTTTCCTGGCCGATCAGGTCTTCGAGACAGGGTACGTCCAAAGTGGTCTCGAAACCGAGCGAACCCGACTCGGTCCTTTTTCTCAGCTGTTCGGCTGTCAAAAGATTATCGGTATTCTTCATGGCCTGATGGCCCCCCTTTCTCTGCTGTTTTTATGATACCACCACCGAAAACCTTGTCATTATAATAAAGAACGAGGGACTGTCCCGGCGCCACACCGCTAACTCCCCCCGGGAAACGGCAGGAAAAGGTCCGAGCATCGGCATGCTCCATGATACAGGGAGAAGGCCTGCTTCGGTACCTGTGGCAACCTTCGAGATGCAAGTCCGAAAGGGGATCTCCGTGCCAGACGGAATCGCTGCAGGTCAACCTTTCCACGACGAGGTCCTCTCGTCTTCCCACCACCAGTTCATTATCGGAGACTCTCTTTTCTACCACGAACCAGGGGCCGTCCGAAAGGGAATGCCCCTTCCTCTGCCCTATGGTGAACCTGTTTAACCCCCCGTGCCGCCCCAGAACTGCCCCAGTAAGGTCTATTATCCTGCCGGGTGGGAAAGGCCCTGCGGCGCCCTCGACCAACTCTGTTAGTCCCCCCCGGGGGATGAAACAAATATCATTGCTCTCCGCCACCCCCCGGAACAATCCGGGAAACCGCTTTTCGCCCATCTCTTCGACCATCCTTTTGGTCATTTCCCCCAGGGGAAATCGCAAATTCCCCAGGAAACGCCGCGGTATCCTGTAGAGCATGTAACTTTGGTCCTTGGTGCGATCGAAACCCCTGGCAAGGGTCGGACCTCCAGATCCGATGGATACCTGCGCGTAGTGTCCCGTAGCGATAATTTCGGCGTCGATTTCCTGGGCCGTAGAAAGGAGCGAGGCGAACTTGACCTCTTCGTTACAGATCACGCAGGGGTTGGGGGTATATCCCTTTCTATAATCATCGAAAAAGGGCAGGAGCACCTTTCTCCTGAAAAGACCCTCCACTTCCAGCGATTGACAGTCTATTCCCAGCGTGGCGGCGATCCTTTCAATGCGCTTCTCCACCTCGGGAGAACTGTGGATACGAAGATGAACGCCGACGACATCAAAACCCTCTTCGAGGAGGAGTGCCGCAGCGACGGCACTGTCTACACCACCGCTGATACCGATCACGGCCCTCATTGGCGGGTCACCTCATCATATCCTTGCGGAACAACTTTCTAGCCTGGGCAACAGCGGTTGGAAGAAGGGCGCAAAAGATCACTGTTGCCCACTCGTTGAGCGACAGGGGTTCTATGTCTAATAGGGTCTGCATTATCGGGACGTAACCGATGAAAACCTGGAGGAAGGCAGAAAAGCCCACGCCCGCCAGGAGCCAGGCGTTTGCAAGGATTTGCCCCGGATCTCGCAGTAAGGAGCGGTTCCTGACGTTGAACACAAAGAAGAGTTGCGCAAATACAAGGGTATGAAAGCATAATTCTGTCGCCCGAGCGGGATCGCCGGGGTGAAAACGGATGGAAAGCCCGTAAGCCGCAAAAACTCCCAGAGAAATGATCAAACCGTAAAAGACAATATTTCCCAGGTGCCATCGGGAGAGGATATCCTCCTGCCTCTTCTTGGGCGGCCTGTTCATCACGTCCGGCTCGGCCGGATCCAAGGCAAGAGCAAGAGCCGGCGCCACGTCGGTGACGAGGTTGATCCACAATATCTGGAGCGGAAGGAGAATCGATGGAAGGCCCAGAACAATGCCTCCCAGGACCACGACTACCTCGCTCAGGTTGCAACACAGGAGGTAGAGCACCGATTTCCTGATGTTGTCAAAGATCTTTCTTCCCTCCGCTATGGCCACCACAATCGTTGAAAAACAGTCGTCCTGCAGGATGATATCGGAGGCCTCCTTGCTCACTTCCGTTCCCTGGATCCCCATCGCGATTCCGACGTCAGCCTGTTTTAGAGCTACCGCATCGTTAACCCCGTCGCCGGTCATGGCCACGACCTCGCCGGATTGCTGGAGCGATTTCACTATCTTGAGCTTGTGTTCCGGGGTAACCCTGTCGATGACGGCAATCTCCCTTGCTTGCGATGCGAAGTCACTCTCATCCATCTCGGCCAGCTTTGAACCTGAGAGGACTCTCATTCCGCCCTGCCCAAGGATGCCTACCTCAGCGGCGATAGTCCTGGCAGTCACCAGGTGGTCACCCGTCACCATGATGACATGGATTCCCGCATCGATGCAGGAGTTGACCGAATCTCTCACTTCAGGCCTGGGAGGATCAAAGATGCCCGTTATCCCGAGGAAAGCGAGGTTTTCCTCGTCCTCGCCCCAGGCGAAGGCCAGGGTCCGCATTCCCCTGGCAGCCAGGGCCTCGGTCCGTTCCGCCCAATCCCTTTTCATTTCTTCCCCAAAGGGAACGGAGCCGCCGGCGGCACAGACGCTCCGGCACAGATCCAGGATTCTTTCGGGCGCTCCCTTGGCCGCGATACCATCGCTGTGCCAGGTGATCATCCTCATAGTCCGGGAATCGAAGGGTTCTTCCTTCAGGATCGGCGTGGCTCTCCTCATCGCTTCCACGTCTATCCCCCGGGAAAGAGCATATCGCAGAAGAGCCCCCTCCATCGGGTCACCCAGGCAGGAACCGCCGTCAAGGTGGGCCTTGTTGCAAAGGATCGAGGCCCGCAGGAGCAGTTCTTCGCATTCCGGATGGGCGGGGTCCACGGCTCCCACCATCATGTCGTTCATGGTAAGGGTGCCCGTCTTGTCGGTGCAGATCACCGTCGTGGAACCCAGGGTCTCCACAGAAGACAGGTTCCTTACGAGAGCGTTCCTCTTGGCCATTCGGTGGACTCCAATAGCCAGGGTCATGGTGGCGACAAAGGGCAACCCTTCGGGCACGGCTGCCACAGCCAGAGCGATACCGGTCTCGATCATGCGGAGGATTCCCCTACCCTGAAGGATCCCCAGCCCCGTCACAAGAATCGCTATGCCGACGACCATCTTGATCAGTAAAACACCAAGTCTGGCCAGGCGTTCTTCAAGGGGGGTCTCTTTTTGACTCACCGTGGAGAGTAGCGAGCTGATCCTGCCTATTTCGGTCTTCATCCCGGTCGCGAAAACGACTGCCCTTCCTGACCCTCTCACGACCGAGGTCCCCGAGAAGAGGCAGTTCCTTCGGTCGGCCAGTTCCGCTTTAATCGGAAGTGTCTCCTCGGTTTTATCCACGGGGAAGGATTCTCCTGTCAGGGCTGATTCGTCCACTCCCAGGTTGTACTGCTCGAAAATACGGGCGTCGGCAGGAACCACGTCACCCGCTTCGAGCAGTATTATGTCACCCGGTACAAGGCTTGAGGCACTGACAGCCCTGGTTATCCCTCCCCTGAGAGTGACTGCGGTGGGTGAGATCATTTCTCTAAGCGCCAAGAGGGCTTTTTCCGCTCGGAACTCCGTAACGAAACCGATGCCACCGTTTATCAGTATGACCACGAAGATCGCGGCAGCGTCGAGGTTCTCTCCCATGACGAGGCTGATCAAAGCTGCTGCCGCCAGGAGATAGATCATGGGCGTCATGAACTGCCTTAACAGTTTCTCCCACCAGGGAGCAGGTTCCTCGGGGTTGATCTGGTTCGGACCATATAGTTGGGCCAACGTTTCCGCCCTCTGAAGGTCGAGCCCCTTTTCAGGGTCAACCTCGAGATTCCTAAAAATCTCGCTGGCATCGATGGCATGAGCTTTGAAAAGGTCCATATTTTTGGTTGCTCCCTTCGAATTCGACCCCCGGAGCCCTCCGGTTCATCTTGAGAGGGGCGCAAGGGCTTGAGCCCCAGGGGGCTGGGCATTACAATTCCCGGAGACCGGAGGAGAAAAATGGAAAGACATGTAAGGCTTCAGGTTTCCGGGGTGGTACAGGGTATAGGCTTTCGCCCCTTCTGCAGCAGGCTTTCAGACGAGATCGGTCTTGGGGGTTCCGTAAGGAACACTTCCGCTGGCGTATCAATAGAACTCTTCGGCAACCCAAAAAGCATCGATTCGTATATCGAACGGCTGCAGACCGATTGTCCCACCCTGGGCCACATTCAGTCAATCGCGATCGACCTCGACGAGTTGACCACCGAGACCGGCCCACGGATCTTCAAAATTTTGGAAAGCGAGGGTTCGGAGGATGGGAATGCCCTGTTTCCCCCGGATATTGCCACCTGCGCTGACTGCCTTGGAGAAATGCACGAACCACGGAATAGGAGATTTCGCTACCCCTTCACGAACTGTACCAACTGCGGCCCCAGGTTCACCATAATCGAGGGCCTCCCCTACGATCGACCCTATACATCCATGTCCGGTTTCGCCCTTTGCGAAAAATGCAGGTCTGAATTCCACGATCCTAAAAATCGCCGGTTCCACGCCCAGCCGATAGCCTGTGAGGATTGCGGGCCACGCCTTTCCCTCTTGGCCTGTGACGGTTCCCTTTTGGAAGAAGGCGACAGGGCTCTGCGCGAAAGCATCCGTGCCCTGAGTTGTGGAAGTATCGTCGCCCTGAAGGGCCTTGGCGGTTTCCATATTGCCTGCCTTCCCGAGGACATCCCTGTGCTCAATTTGAGGACGAGAAAAAAAAGACCGGCCAAACCTTTCGCCCTGATGACAAGGGATGACGTTTCCGCTGGAAGGCTGGTGTTCCTGTCTCCCTACTCCAGGCAACTTTTGAATTCCCCGAGGCGTCCGATCGTAATCTGTCCCCGCAAACCCATCTCCGAAATATCCAATCACGTGGCCCCTTCCCAGGATTCCCTGGGCATTATGCTGCCCTATACGCCTCTGCACCACCTGATTATGGAAGAACTCCCAGTCCTGGTTATGACCAGTGCCAACCTGAGCGACGAACCCCTGATCTCCGAAAACGGGGAAGTGCTCGAAAAGTTAAAGGGAGTGGCTGATCTTTTCCTTGTCCACGACAGGCCAATAATCATGAAAATAGACGACACGGTAATCGCTCCGGCGGGCAAAAGAACCATATTGCTCCGACGGGGACGGGGCTATGTCCCCCATCCGATCTTGACCAAAAGGGGGATGCCCCAAATCCTGGCCGCCGGGGCCGAGATGAAATCTACCTTTTCACTGGCCAGGGGCAGGGCAATTTTCCCCAGCCAGTACATCGGGGATATGAAGCAGCTCGATTCCGCCGTTTACTACGAAAAAGCCCTGAGGCATTTTATCAAACTCTTCGACTTGAAGCCGACCCTCCTGGCGGCGGACCTCCATCCATCCTACGCCTGTACGGATATCGCCAAGCGTGTAATGGGAAATCCGGAAGAAACTCTCCTCGTCCAGCATCATCATGCCCACATGGCGGCATGCCTTGTCGAGAATGGGTTTGAGGGGAAAGCGCTGGGAATCATACTGGACGGAACCGGCCTGGGAAGCGACAGACACGTCTGGGGAGGGGAATTCCTCCTCGGCGATGCCCGAACCTTCGCAAGGCTGGGACATTTTGAGGAGGCGCCCCTCCCCGGCGGCGACAGGTCCGTGCTGGAGCCCTGGCGATTCGCCCTGGCCCTGATGGAGAGGGCCCTTGGCCGGGAAGACGCGGAAAGAACCGCGGAAAGACTTTGGCCTACCCGAAGGCATTTCTTTGGGAAAATCCTTTCCACCCTTGACGCTGCCCCTCGGACTTCCTCTTCCGGCAGGCTATTTGACGCCGTTTCGGCCATGCTGCGGATACGGGAGGAGGTCTCCTACGAGGGGCAGGCGGCGATGGAGCTTGAATCTGCGGCCATAGGCAACTCCCGTCCCGCTCCCTTCGAAATAAGGGAAGAGAACGGGCTGATCATCCTGGATTGGAAGCCCCTCATAAAATGGCTCGTTGCGGAGGGCCTCCATCTGGGTCCGGGCAAGGCTTCATCAGCGTTCCATTTCGGGCTGGCCAAGACACTGTCCGACATCGCCCTCGAACTCTCCAAGAGAACCGGGGTCAGGGAAACGGCGCTCTCCGGAGGCGTATGGCAGAATAAACGGTTGCTCTCTCTTGTCCTCCCCTTACTGGAAAGGAAAGGGCTCAAGCCCCTTATCCACCGCGTTCTTTCGCCCAACGACGAATGCGTCTCCGTGGGCCAGGCTGCGGTGGCTTCCGCCCACTGGGGTAACAAGGCCGGCTAAGCAGGGAAACCTTCCAAGGTCTTCCCGATCCCAGCTGAAGCAGCCGCAACCCCCATCGGTGCCACCGATTTTTTTATTCGAACTTTGGGCCGTAATCTATGCTGCTTATGAGGTCCAGTTTTTTAAGGCTATGAATGGCGTCCACGTACCTTATGGTTCCACTCTTCGATCGCATCACGATCGAGTAGGAATAGATCCTATCCCCCTCGTACCTCACGCCCTTGAGCATCTCCCCGTCGGTCACGCCCGTGGCGGCGAAAAACACGTTGTCCGAGGTAACTAGGTCGTCGATGGAAAGGACCGCGTTCAGGTCCATCCCCAATTCCCTGCACCGGGCGGCCTCCTCGGTGTTCCTTGGCCACAACTTGCACTGCATGTTCCCTCCCACGCACTTCAGGGCACAGGCGCTGATCACGGCTTCCGGAGATCCCCCTACACCCACCAGGAGGTCAATACCGCTTCCAGTTTTGCATGTCATGAGGGCCCCGGCGATATCCCCGTCGGAAATAAGCCTGATCCTGGACCCCGCCTCCCTGATCTCAGTGATCAACCGTTCGTGCCTGGGCCTGTCGAGAACGACGACAGTGACATCCTCCATGGCCTTGTTGAGCGCCTTGGCCAC from Thermovirga sp. carries:
- a CDS encoding HAD-IC family P-type ATPase; the encoded protein is MDLFKAHAIDASEIFRNLEVDPEKGLDLQRAETLAQLYGPNQINPEEPAPWWEKLLRQFMTPMIYLLAAAALISLVMGENLDAAAIFVVILINGGIGFVTEFRAEKALLALREMISPTAVTLRGGITRAVSASSLVPGDIILLEAGDVVPADARIFEQYNLGVDESALTGESFPVDKTEETLPIKAELADRRNCLFSGTSVVRGSGRAVVFATGMKTEIGRISSLLSTVSQKETPLEERLARLGVLLIKMVVGIAILVTGLGILQGRGILRMIETGIALAVAAVPEGLPFVATMTLAIGVHRMAKRNALVRNLSSVETLGSTTVICTDKTGTLTMNDMMVGAVDPAHPECEELLLRASILCNKAHLDGGSCLGDPMEGALLRYALSRGIDVEAMRRATPILKEEPFDSRTMRMITWHSDGIAAKGAPERILDLCRSVCAAGGSVPFGEEMKRDWAERTEALAARGMRTLAFAWGEDEENLAFLGITGIFDPPRPEVRDSVNSCIDAGIHVIMVTGDHLVTARTIAAEVGILGQGGMRVLSGSKLAEMDESDFASQAREIAVIDRVTPEHKLKIVKSLQQSGEVVAMTGDGVNDAVALKQADVGIAMGIQGTEVSKEASDIILQDDCFSTIVVAIAEGRKIFDNIRKSVLYLLCCNLSEVVVVLGGIVLGLPSILLPLQILWINLVTDVAPALALALDPAEPDVMNRPPKKRQEDILSRWHLGNIVFYGLIISLGVFAAYGLSIRFHPGDPARATELCFHTLVFAQLFFVFNVRNRSLLRDPGQILANAWLLAGVGFSAFLQVFIGYVPIMQTLLDIEPLSLNEWATVIFCALLPTAVAQARKLFRKDMMR
- the hypF gene encoding carbamoyltransferase HypF, coding for MERHVRLQVSGVVQGIGFRPFCSRLSDEIGLGGSVRNTSAGVSIELFGNPKSIDSYIERLQTDCPTLGHIQSIAIDLDELTTETGPRIFKILESEGSEDGNALFPPDIATCADCLGEMHEPRNRRFRYPFTNCTNCGPRFTIIEGLPYDRPYTSMSGFALCEKCRSEFHDPKNRRFHAQPIACEDCGPRLSLLACDGSLLEEGDRALRESIRALSCGSIVALKGLGGFHIACLPEDIPVLNLRTRKKRPAKPFALMTRDDVSAGRLVFLSPYSRQLLNSPRRPIVICPRKPISEISNHVAPSQDSLGIMLPYTPLHHLIMEELPVLVMTSANLSDEPLISENGEVLEKLKGVADLFLVHDRPIIMKIDDTVIAPAGKRTILLRRGRGYVPHPILTKRGMPQILAAGAEMKSTFSLARGRAIFPSQYIGDMKQLDSAVYYEKALRHFIKLFDLKPTLLAADLHPSYACTDIAKRVMGNPEETLLVQHHHAHMAACLVENGFEGKALGIILDGTGLGSDRHVWGGEFLLGDARTFARLGHFEEAPLPGGDRSVLEPWRFALALMERALGREDAERTAERLWPTRRHFFGKILSTLDAAPRTSSSGRLFDAVSAMLRIREEVSYEGQAAMELESAAIGNSRPAPFEIREENGLIILDWKPLIKWLVAEGLHLGPGKASSAFHFGLAKTLSDIALELSKRTGVRETALSGGVWQNKRLLSLVLPLLERKGLKPLIHRVLSPNDECVSVGQAAVASAHWGNKAG
- the glpX gene encoding class II fructose-bisphosphatase, which codes for MNKPERNMALELVRATEAAAMAAGRWMGRGDRNASDNAAVNGMRYMLNTIEMNGFIVIGEGEKDEAPMLFNGEKLGTGDPPEVDIAVDPIDGTRLLSLGRPNAISVVALSERNTLFDPKHIFYMNKIAVGPAAAGAIDIEAPIQDNLSRVAKALNKAMEDVTVVVLDRPRHERLITEIREAGSRIRLISDGDIAGALMTCKTGSGIDLLVGVGGSPEAVISACALKCVGGNMQCKLWPRNTEEAARCRELGMDLNAVLSIDDLVTSDNVFFAATGVTDGEMLKGVRYEGDRIYSYSIVMRSKSGTIRYVDAIHSLKKLDLISSIDYGPKFE
- the mnmA gene encoding tRNA 2-thiouridine(34) synthase MnmA, which produces MRAVIGISGGVDSAVAAALLLEEGFDVVGVHLRIHSSPEVEKRIERIAATLGIDCQSLEVEGLFRRKVLLPFFDDYRKGYTPNPCVICNEEVKFASLLSTAQEIDAEIIATGHYAQVSIGSGGPTLARGFDRTKDQSYMLYRIPRRFLGNLRFPLGEMTKRMVEEMGEKRFPGLFRGVAESNDICFIPRGGLTELVEGAAGPFPPGRIIDLTGAVLGRHGGLNRFTIGQRKGHSLSDGPWFVVEKRVSDNELVVGRREDLVVERLTCSDSVWHGDPLSDLHLEGCHRYRSRPSPCIMEHADARTFSCRFPGGVSGVAPGQSLVLYYNDKVFGGGIIKTAEKGGPSGHEEYR
- a CDS encoding endonuclease III translates to MMVFTRPSMRIVKSCLDDLESAWKQGEAAHGPYSDEPLDGLILTILSQNTNDRNRDRAFASLKAYFNSWEETAAASAQEISDVIRSGGLSNIKARRILQVLEKVHLKFNAYSLKAMRGWETEDIRRFLEDIPGVGAKTIACVLLFDLGRPAFPVDTHIARVTKRLGWAGAGMSPEKIQFLMEEIVPRERYNEAHLNLITHGRKLCTSRKAFCEECLLRDRCPFPGRKQEG
- a CDS encoding DUF362 domain-containing protein, yielding MGRPPFVVSCVPCDSYGRTAAEEAVREAFRLCGFFPLEAVPTLLKANLLSPSDPSRAVTTHPEILRALLMELIRAGCPDVMIGDNPGYIFRHQEKALFQKTGVAEICQGLPVRFGLLSSDGFVEVRPPRAGILQTVRISAMMMNFPRVIGVSKLKTHVETEMTGAIKNLFGAVDTDTRKKAHGARSRAFLPEAIVDIFSVRIPDFFVLDAVEGMEGWGPSHGKPKRVGWVAASSNALALDYVQATMMGFSDPLDIPLLSIASKRMDGPSGKEDIELRGAHWEDLPCEGFQRAPSFIRWVPSFFRGVAHHMVRLKPGLNRVACIKCGICEKV
- a CDS encoding AAA family ATPase, yielding MKNTDNLLTAEQLRKRTESGSLGFETTLDVPCLEDLIGQERAVQAMTFGMAIKNSGYNIFVVGDHGSGRTTYTLERLQEQADSEPSPKDYIYAFNFDNPEEPLAIDLPPGQAKDLASHLEELVEELKSTLSKAFENSQYEDAKAQLVKEFQEQVNQIMEELRSWAKDKGFVIKRTPQGFVNIPMTHKGHGKAIGTEKADQPAEEEPKEQKSGTDLPSPESRPDDKEELTEMIQEDFESLTEDEKKTLQAVSEEVSQRTLEILRRIRDLEKALKEKIKKLEAEISRAAIGPYLQETRERFGKESKIGKWLDALSEDIISNFNMFIAAARDEGADVDFSRYLANVFVSNDPSEGAPVIWETNPTYYNLCGKVEYESRQGMLTTDFRKIIPGAIHRANGGYLVLQAEEVLRNFLSWDALKRALKTGELVIENLGEQLGVIPVSSLRPEAIPVDLKVVMIGTRYLYHLLMIYDPEYQKLFKIKADFDIDMPRDEETERQMACFVAGFVNKENLLPFSSGAVSELIEWSARLSGNENRMSTQFNKIAELIVESSAWATEAELDVVGAEQVRKALREKTFRANLVEEKIRRAFAEDSFRILTDGAVVGQINGLTVVDMRDHVFGHPVRITANVYMGAEGIVNIEREVKMTGPIHNKGLLILGSFLGRKFARDFPLSLTARITFEQTYGGIEGDSASSTELYCLLSALAEVPLKQGIAVTGSVDQHGNIQPIGGVNEKIEGFFEYCRVRGLSGDQGVIIPQQNVKNLMLSHEVIDAVLSGRFRIWAVSTIEEGISILTDDAPGEMNDKGEYTPGSIYSKVYSKLEAWYEKSLKQRKNSGPGEKTSPRGEKNNEGEDENQK